The following nucleotide sequence is from Prosthecobacter sp..
GCCGCAAGTGACTCTAGGCACTCACGACGGCGGCTTTTACGGCGAATGAGAGATGGACGGCTCTCAGTTGGCCTTCTTTGGTCTGCCGAGCACGTCGTCCTTGGTCGTGAGGGCGACGGCGACAACTTGATCAATGAGTTCCTGGCTGATCTTGAGGTCCTTCAGTGTGTTGACGAGATTTTCCGCGATAGCATTGAAGTGAACTTCGGTGAGGCCCATGCCTGCGTGGGCCTTGCGCATGTCTTTGCCAGTCCAAGGCAGTGGCCCACCAAACGCGGCGGAGAGAAACTCCTTCTGTTTCCGGCGCTGCTTGTCCATGCTCACGTCGTCGAAGAAGTGCTTCACGCGGTCATCGGCCAGCACTTTGACGTAGAAGGCTTCCACGGCGGCATCAATGGCACCTTTGCCGCCGAGCTTCTGATACAGGCTGTCTTCGCGGGCCTTCACCCACTTCGTTTTGCAGGCTTCTTTGGCGAAGGACCATTTTCTTCCTTCATACTCGGCGGTGATGGCGGGATCGACGGGCTTGCCAGTGACGGGGCAAACGGTGTTCGTGGCGGTTTCGGTAGCGACTGCGGCGGGATCGGC
It contains:
- a CDS encoding group 1 truncated hemoglobin, giving the protein MKLILSSLATITAVMTLLVNAALAADPAAVATETATNTVCPVTGKPVDPAITAEYEGRKWSFAKEACKTKWVKAREDSLYQKLGGKGAIDAAVEAFYVKVLADDRVKHFFDDVSMDKQRRKQKEFLSAAFGGPLPWTGKDMRKAHAGMGLTEVHFNAIAENLVNTLKDLKISQELIDQVVAVALTTKDDVLGRPKKAN